In a genomic window of Oncorhynchus keta strain PuntledgeMale-10-30-2019 chromosome 26, Oket_V2, whole genome shotgun sequence:
- the LOC118359037 gene encoding sec1 family domain-containing protein 2-like, protein MEKYLTGMKRKAERDGDNETNVSRPHRLLFLFLVGGVTPSELRLIRKVVSTHKPGTQVLVLSTRLLRPTDVPELLFTTQRLVPDIGV, encoded by the exons ATGGAAAAATATTTAACAGGGATGAAAAGAAAggcggagagagacggagataaTGAGACAAAC GTGAGCCGGCCACACCGCCTGCTCTTTCTCTTCCTGGTGGGAGGAGTCACTCCCTCTGAGCTGCGCCTGATCCGCAAGGTAGTCTCCACCCACAAGCCGGGCACTCAG GTGCTGGTCCTCTCTACCAGACTGTTGAGACCTACAGACGTCCCCGAGCTGCTCTTCACCACCCAAAGACTGGTGCCAGACATTGGTGTGTGA
- the LOC118359038 gene encoding ras-like protein family member 11B: protein MRLIQNMSTIAEFATPECRSNGNIKIAVIGGSGVGKTALVVRFLTRRFIGDYERNAGNLYSREVQVDGGEQVAIQVQDTPGVDLTGNGLSIPDHVTCSIQWADAVVLVYSVTDRHSFDLIGQLHQLVARAGRANVPPVILLANKADLLHMRRVDAEQGPLLAAALGCSFYEVSASEDYSQVHGAFHRLCCHMAKQQPTASMSSHTTPSGVAEKKGRSPLIPRPKSPNMQDLKRRFKQALSAKVRTVTSV from the exons ATGCGTCTGATCCAGAACATGTCAACCATCGCGGAGTTTGCGACCCCAGAGTGCCGGTCCAACGGGAACATCAAAATAGCGGTGATCGGGGGCAGCGGAGTTGGCAAAACAG CTCTGGTAGTAAGATTTCTAACAAGGCGCTTCATCGGGGACTACGAGAGAAACGCAGGAAACCTTTATTCAAGAGAGGTCCAGGTGGACGGAGGAGAGCAAGTAGCCATCCAAGTCCAGGACACGCCGGGTGTTGAT CTGACCGGTAACGGCCTCAGCATCCCTGATCATGTGACCTGCTCCATCCAATGGGCCGACGCCGTGGTGCTGGTCTACTCTGTGACCGACCGCCATAGCTTTGATCTGATTGGCCAGTTGCACCAGCTGGTGGCCCGAGCGGGTAGGGCCAACGTGCCACCCGTCATCCTGCTGGCCAATAAGGCGGACCTGCTGCACATGAGGCGGGTGGATGCCGAACAGGGCCCCCTGCTGGCGGCAGCGCTGGGCTGCTCCTTCTACGAGGTGTCAGCCAGCGAAGACTACAGCCAGGTACATGGGGCCTTCCACAGGCTGTGCTGCCACATGGCCAAACAGCAgcccacagcctctatgtcctcccacacCACCCCCAGCGGAGTGGCTGAGAAGAAGGGACGCTCACCCCTTATCCCCAGGCCCAAGTCCCCCAACATGCAGGACCTGAAGAGGCGCTTCAAGCAGGCCCTGTCTGCTAAAGTCAGGACTGTCACCTCTGTGTGA